A genomic stretch from Sulfobacillus thermosulfidooxidans includes:
- a CDS encoding MIP/aquaporin family protein, with the protein MASTQGILLRNLPLKVLFLGFSEFVGTFLLIAVGCSFVVVDFASSSPVVHWIPDPGLRRALTGFLFGSTGGLIALSWVGKWSGAHINPVVTVAFWWRKKIAWSTALVYIVAQCAGAIGGAWSLRIWGSWAMMTHDAITVPGFLGPFIATLGELGATFCLIVGLFVFLGHKSLRRFTPGLFPVLYAILVYIEAPLSGTSTNPARTLGPEIIAHDFSGWWVYWIGPLLGCLVGLLVLDRLLPYLSQEILSAKVSYIHHDPHQMLSG; encoded by the coding sequence ATGGCGTCCACTCAAGGCATTCTCTTGAGGAATCTGCCCTTGAAGGTCTTATTCTTGGGTTTTTCGGAATTTGTTGGGACCTTTCTATTAATTGCCGTGGGCTGTTCGTTTGTTGTTGTTGACTTTGCGTCCTCTAGCCCTGTGGTTCACTGGATTCCTGATCCCGGCTTACGCCGCGCTCTAACCGGGTTTTTATTTGGGTCCACCGGTGGCTTGATTGCGCTATCCTGGGTGGGCAAATGGAGTGGAGCTCATATCAATCCTGTGGTGACGGTGGCGTTTTGGTGGCGTAAGAAAATAGCATGGTCCACAGCGCTTGTTTATATTGTGGCACAATGTGCTGGAGCCATTGGGGGAGCGTGGAGCCTAAGAATTTGGGGATCTTGGGCCATGATGACCCACGATGCCATCACCGTGCCAGGATTTTTGGGGCCTTTTATTGCAACTTTGGGAGAGTTGGGAGCGACATTTTGTTTGATTGTCGGTCTTTTTGTGTTTTTAGGGCACAAATCCTTAAGACGTTTTACTCCTGGACTTTTTCCCGTGCTTTATGCCATTTTGGTTTACATCGAGGCTCCACTGTCCGGAACAAGCACCAATCCTGCCCGTACGCTCGGACCTGAAATTATCGCTCATGATTTTAGTGGGTGGTGGGTCTATTGGATTGGGCCCCTGTTGGGATGTTTGGTAGGCCTCTTGGTTCTGGATAGACTCTTACCTTACTTGAGTCAGGAAATATTATCCGCCAAAGTCTCGTATATCCATCACGATCCTCATCAGATGTTGTCGGGATGA
- a CDS encoding APC family permease → MAEVLTSDRQHRDSSSEGLAKDLNWLSVIGLGVSSEVGAGVFYLTAQVQGVVPGIGPHVPLVLIVDGILAAVLAFTYWFFSHSIAGAGGEYLFVSRSLGPQIGFVIHVVSWFGATASIGFLAYTAPSFIAQAFMPVSKSAGLWMSSATGTLATGLVLIWLAWAIHVRGIKHVGTLVKIAMAVIFLAALSVIITGFTHNGAELAQKLASHDQLSVAFLSAHASVHPTWLAFFEALPVLYFAYAGLRSATYAGGETPNAKMVVGRSILIVLALVAVLYVSFALALYHMAPWPVIAGLISTGHKSLANATALSGLFLPNWLAILLSFGVAFIVFKTMLPGMMGQSRMLLAFAKDGWVPQRLAQLSSRKTPVMALMVGALLSSVILIQTALTGTAFGLASSVLAGAIVHAALGLGLIFMPTLAPALFSANKSWLVHYAGLRILLGSLMVLIGGGLGILVVIPEIKNPWYFNPVFQVLLFAGIGIAFFRYYANKQVARTSS, encoded by the coding sequence ATGGCTGAAGTCTTAACGTCAGATCGGCAACATCGCGATAGTTCAAGTGAAGGACTCGCTAAAGACCTAAACTGGTTATCTGTCATCGGATTAGGTGTCTCTAGTGAAGTCGGTGCGGGAGTCTTTTATCTAACAGCTCAGGTTCAAGGGGTAGTGCCCGGGATCGGGCCCCATGTTCCTCTTGTATTGATAGTGGATGGGATATTAGCCGCCGTATTAGCCTTTACCTATTGGTTTTTTTCGCATTCGATTGCGGGAGCCGGAGGGGAATATCTTTTTGTTTCACGCAGTCTTGGCCCTCAAATCGGATTTGTGATTCATGTCGTGTCGTGGTTTGGGGCCACCGCCAGTATCGGATTTTTAGCATATACGGCCCCATCGTTTATTGCTCAGGCTTTTATGCCCGTGTCGAAAAGTGCTGGATTGTGGATGAGTTCCGCAACGGGAACATTGGCGACGGGTCTTGTGTTGATTTGGCTTGCTTGGGCCATTCATGTTCGCGGAATCAAGCATGTGGGGACCCTCGTGAAAATTGCTATGGCGGTTATTTTTTTGGCGGCATTGAGTGTGATAATTACAGGTTTTACTCATAATGGCGCGGAATTAGCGCAAAAATTGGCTTCACACGATCAGTTATCTGTGGCCTTTCTGAGTGCCCATGCGTCAGTTCATCCTACATGGCTAGCGTTTTTTGAGGCATTGCCTGTCCTATATTTTGCTTATGCGGGATTAAGAAGCGCAACATATGCGGGAGGAGAAACTCCGAATGCCAAAATGGTGGTGGGGCGGAGCATCCTCATTGTCTTAGCGCTGGTTGCGGTCTTATATGTCAGTTTTGCCTTGGCATTGTATCACATGGCTCCGTGGCCGGTTATTGCAGGCTTGATATCAACCGGGCACAAATCTTTAGCGAATGCTACAGCGCTTTCTGGATTATTTCTACCTAACTGGCTTGCAATCCTATTAAGTTTCGGTGTGGCCTTTATCGTTTTTAAGACCATGTTACCGGGGATGATGGGACAATCCCGCATGTTGTTGGCCTTTGCCAAAGATGGCTGGGTTCCCCAGCGACTCGCTCAGTTATCATCCAGGAAAACTCCGGTCATGGCTTTAATGGTAGGGGCGTTATTATCGAGTGTGATTTTGATTCAGACGGCTTTAACCGGAACGGCCTTTGGACTGGCCTCAAGTGTTCTGGCCGGAGCCATTGTGCATGCTGCTTTAGGATTAGGGCTCATCTTTATGCCTACCTTGGCTCCTGCCTTATTTTCCGCCAATAAAAGTTGGTTAGTGCATTATGCAGGACTGCGGATTCTTTTGGGATCTCTGATGGTTCTCATCGGGGGCGGGCTAGGAATCTTAGTCGTAATTCCGGAAATCAAGAATCCCTGGTATTTTAACCCAGTATTCCAAGTTCTTCTTTTTGCAGGCATTGGGATAGCTTTCTTCCGTTATTACGCCAACAAGCAGGTAGCTCGCACTTCTTCTTAA
- a CDS encoding GNAT family N-acetyltransferase, giving the protein MVTAEMQFLGGMSLRAYLTDNDLKLVRWDESMGVEFAEPWYQDPEVLYFSEGPGFQAFDTERLWKMYRYLHQHGQLYIIEISRQGVWRPIGDVTLAQDMMPIVIGDKNFRGQGLGFRVISLLIRYAQEQLQWSSLVAHKIYAYNVASLRVFTKAGFRTTLHAMDDDGVEYVRMERPLLAGFKE; this is encoded by the coding sequence ATGGTTACCGCGGAAATGCAATTTCTAGGAGGAATGAGCTTGCGCGCCTATTTAACCGACAACGATCTTAAACTTGTCCGCTGGGATGAGTCCATGGGTGTGGAATTTGCCGAGCCTTGGTACCAAGATCCTGAAGTCCTCTATTTTTCCGAAGGCCCGGGGTTTCAAGCCTTTGACACGGAACGACTTTGGAAAATGTACCGGTACCTTCACCAACATGGTCAATTATACATTATCGAAATCTCTCGCCAGGGAGTTTGGCGGCCCATAGGGGACGTGACGTTGGCCCAAGACATGATGCCAATAGTTATCGGTGACAAAAACTTCCGGGGACAGGGCCTAGGCTTTCGTGTGATCTCGTTGTTAATCCGTTATGCGCAAGAACAACTGCAATGGTCTTCCTTAGTGGCTCATAAAATCTATGCCTATAATGTGGCCAGTCTTCGGGTATTTACCAAAGCAGGATTTCGTACGACCCTGCATGCCATGGATGATGACGGAGTTGAGTATGTGCGTATGGAACGCCCGTTGCTCGCAGGATTTAAAGAATAG
- a CDS encoding DMT family transporter translates to MLTGALRWWWQPSSWSSATKGRLLDRPWIGAWVYDGGLLLVAMIWGTSYLATKTIVAVLPVFWFLALRFSLTALILLALAYKSLRYASWHLWRSGLILGLFISGIYVLETIGISQTSAVDAGVLIALNVILTPFVDAMIRTHRLHWRMVGILVVALAGTVLITGSQSLSLTLGALWILGASGLRAVQVSLSKKLVGGHDWDLKMLSFIEFSVVAVVTLVIAILWYPLSWGQFLQIPSSIDALILYLVLLGTVFAFLMQWQAIKRSSPAKVALLLGTEPLWALFVGVIWGHEPLSLAGYLGAAMLIGATLLGRREG, encoded by the coding sequence ATGCTGACAGGAGCTTTACGCTGGTGGTGGCAGCCGTCTTCATGGAGTTCAGCGACCAAAGGGCGGTTACTGGACAGACCATGGATAGGGGCTTGGGTTTATGATGGCGGCCTTTTGTTGGTGGCAATGATTTGGGGGACGAGCTATTTAGCGACCAAAACCATTGTGGCCGTACTGCCCGTCTTTTGGTTTCTGGCTCTGAGGTTTTCGCTCACTGCGTTGATTTTATTGGCCTTGGCCTACAAATCCTTACGCTATGCGTCATGGCATCTGTGGCGTTCCGGTTTGATTTTGGGATTGTTTATTTCTGGGATTTATGTGTTGGAAACGATAGGGATATCGCAAACGTCCGCCGTTGATGCGGGCGTTCTCATTGCATTGAATGTGATTTTGACCCCGTTTGTTGACGCGATGATTCGAACACACCGTCTTCATTGGCGAATGGTGGGGATTTTGGTCGTGGCCCTTGCGGGCACGGTCTTAATAACAGGCTCCCAAAGTTTGTCGCTCACTTTAGGAGCTCTTTGGATTCTAGGGGCCTCGGGATTACGGGCTGTGCAAGTGTCTCTCAGCAAAAAGTTGGTTGGGGGACACGACTGGGATCTCAAAATGCTAAGTTTTATTGAGTTTTCGGTAGTGGCGGTAGTGACTTTGGTGATTGCAATACTCTGGTATCCCTTATCATGGGGTCAATTTCTTCAAATACCATCGTCGATTGATGCGCTAATTCTTTATTTAGTGCTCTTGGGAACGGTTTTTGCGTTTTTGATGCAATGGCAAGCTATCAAACGCAGCAGTCCTGCCAAAGTGGCATTATTGTTAGGAACAGAACCCCTATGGGCTCTTTTTGTGGGCGTTATTTGGGGACATGAGCCCTTGTCTTTGGCGGGATATTTGGGAGCAGCTATGCTAATTGGCGCGACACTTTTAGGACGGCGAGAAGGCTAA
- a CDS encoding glycoside hydrolase family 15 protein, with product MAHPSFYGFLSNSYTSALVSPDGVIEWFPCPRFDSHAIFCRLLDQSRGGFFSIQPSIPFHSRQTYDDNTNIVITTFQTEHGTAELKDFLPIGRVAIWRRVKTEIPLELVCRPTFSFGAAGAAYNITDDGALFSHPGGGEAVKLIIHGPMKKLEHRDHWEIGPGEVTVVLRYARDYQSEQRMLDEPLTDPNCLEEGTRHFWHRSLLPYEGPYQEAFNRSMLVIRGLTYRTNGALLAAATTSLPEVVGGTRQWDYRFVWIRDASYAAEALLLAGDPVACRRFIEFMLNTVDLAGKPYAAPFYKVDGTQSSGEKELLWLAGFKNSRPVRVGNAASDQTQMDIEGDLLWVVLLYWQSTHDDTFIKEYWWAIDTLVAWVAENWKTPDASLWEFREDNDIYLHSQVMCWVSLHVGHILAQEVMHLENLAQSWKNVADKIAQQIWEDQKQSDLPYLTQGHHHRQVDAALLTLPLYGFVAPDHPVFAKTLEQIEAVLVENDFVYRYREDNMGTARYPFTLAGFWLARVYLRLGNLKRADELIAQQLQCATDLGLFAEHVDPKTFEPHGNFPQLFPHAALITTLIERQNLSTTVIPQITVHEL from the coding sequence ATGGCACATCCTTCATTTTACGGATTTTTATCAAACAGTTATACGTCTGCACTGGTTTCGCCTGATGGCGTGATTGAATGGTTTCCTTGTCCCCGATTTGACAGTCATGCTATTTTTTGTCGGTTACTTGACCAGTCACGAGGAGGATTTTTTAGTATTCAACCATCAATACCCTTTCACAGTCGTCAAACTTACGATGACAACACCAATATCGTCATCACGACCTTTCAAACTGAACACGGCACCGCCGAACTCAAAGACTTTTTACCCATTGGCCGGGTGGCCATTTGGAGACGGGTCAAAACCGAAATTCCGCTCGAATTAGTGTGCCGTCCAACGTTTTCGTTTGGTGCGGCTGGGGCGGCTTATAATATCACCGATGATGGCGCACTGTTTTCTCATCCCGGTGGAGGAGAGGCTGTCAAATTAATTATTCATGGTCCGATGAAAAAGCTCGAGCACCGGGATCACTGGGAAATTGGACCCGGAGAGGTAACGGTTGTCTTGCGCTATGCCCGCGATTACCAAAGCGAACAACGGATGTTAGATGAGCCCCTAACCGACCCAAATTGTTTAGAAGAAGGAACTCGGCATTTTTGGCACAGAAGTCTTCTGCCGTATGAAGGGCCTTATCAAGAGGCTTTTAACCGGAGCATGTTAGTCATCCGCGGATTGACCTACCGAACTAATGGCGCTTTACTCGCTGCAGCGACAACCTCATTGCCGGAAGTCGTGGGAGGAACTCGACAGTGGGATTACCGCTTTGTCTGGATACGCGATGCATCCTATGCAGCTGAGGCTTTGTTGTTAGCTGGTGATCCTGTGGCCTGCCGGCGATTTATTGAATTTATGCTGAATACGGTAGACTTAGCAGGAAAACCTTATGCGGCCCCTTTTTATAAAGTTGATGGCACACAAAGTTCTGGCGAAAAGGAATTACTCTGGCTTGCTGGCTTTAAAAATTCCCGTCCCGTCCGCGTCGGCAATGCGGCCAGTGATCAAACACAAATGGATATCGAAGGCGACTTATTGTGGGTTGTACTCTTGTACTGGCAAAGCACGCATGATGACACCTTTATCAAAGAATATTGGTGGGCCATTGACACGTTAGTGGCATGGGTGGCTGAGAATTGGAAGACACCCGACGCGTCTTTATGGGAATTTCGAGAGGATAATGATATTTACTTACATTCACAAGTGATGTGTTGGGTCTCGTTACACGTGGGGCATATTCTTGCTCAGGAGGTCATGCACCTCGAGAATTTAGCACAATCATGGAAAAACGTGGCAGATAAGATTGCTCAACAAATCTGGGAGGATCAAAAACAGAGCGATTTGCCTTACTTAACTCAGGGCCATCACCACCGGCAGGTTGATGCTGCTTTATTAACCTTACCTTTATATGGGTTTGTTGCACCCGATCATCCGGTGTTTGCTAAAACATTGGAACAGATCGAAGCAGTACTTGTGGAGAACGATTTTGTCTATCGTTACCGTGAAGACAATATGGGAACTGCACGTTATCCGTTTACTCTAGCAGGATTTTGGTTAGCGCGGGTCTATCTTCGCTTAGGCAATCTCAAACGGGCCGACGAATTGATTGCGCAGCAACTGCAATGTGCTACCGATTTGGGATTATTTGCGGAACACGTAGATCCCAAAACCTTTGAACCTCATGGCAATTTTCCTCAATTATTTCCTCATGCTGCTCTCATCACGACATTGATTGAGCGGCAAAACCTCAGTACAACTGTTATACCCCAGATTACCGTCCACGAGCTATGA
- the zwf gene encoding glucose-6-phosphate dehydrogenase yields MNQTESTFVILGATGDLTRRLLFPAIYRLFVQGEWNVMKIVGYAIEKWDRNQFLQHLETNLKAFVPGFDPDQWAKLQPRIMYQSGDLTAKSLAALKNYVTQNAIFYLGLPPQLFAEAAQGLGQAGLHQPSSATGFRRLVIEKPFGWDLASAKQLGSALAPWWAESQVFRIDHFLGKDTVQNVLVFRFINRLLASIWDSQHIAQVQITYAETLGLEGRWQYYDKAGALRDMLQNHLMQLFTLVAMEPPSEWDADILHNHKAEVLRAVRSIPVDHVTDFAVAGQYTAGSVNGQTVPGYCQEDGIHAGSITETYAALKLYVDNWRWHGVPFYLRSGKRMAADYAEIAVQLKAVPAKLFGGGLSDWLVFRMKPEEAIDLVMWAKKPGMDLDTEQLILTAPYKKNQESDYSAYEQLLLDVLKGDQSAFPRFDEVEEAWRIVDPVLQTWAKQKPEEYPAGSEGPAGQNRLMDGSFTWRPLKAFS; encoded by the coding sequence ATGAATCAGACGGAATCGACGTTTGTGATTTTAGGTGCGACCGGAGATTTAACCAGGAGATTATTGTTCCCGGCAATTTACCGGTTATTTGTCCAAGGCGAATGGAATGTGATGAAGATAGTGGGCTATGCCATTGAGAAATGGGATCGGAACCAATTTCTACAACATCTTGAAACCAATCTAAAGGCCTTTGTCCCAGGATTTGATCCCGACCAGTGGGCAAAACTTCAACCACGCATTATGTATCAGTCAGGAGATTTAACGGCCAAAAGTTTGGCAGCACTAAAAAATTATGTGACTCAGAACGCGATCTTTTATTTAGGGCTTCCCCCCCAGCTTTTTGCCGAAGCGGCACAGGGGCTAGGGCAAGCAGGGCTTCATCAACCGTCTTCAGCAACCGGGTTTAGACGGCTTGTAATCGAAAAGCCCTTTGGCTGGGATTTAGCATCAGCCAAGCAGTTAGGAAGTGCCTTAGCGCCTTGGTGGGCAGAAAGCCAAGTTTTTCGCATTGATCACTTTTTAGGAAAGGACACCGTGCAAAATGTTCTTGTCTTTCGCTTTATCAACCGCCTGCTGGCCTCGATCTGGGACAGCCAACACATTGCCCAAGTGCAAATTACGTATGCGGAAACATTAGGTTTGGAAGGGCGCTGGCAGTATTACGATAAGGCGGGAGCACTTCGGGATATGTTGCAAAATCATCTGATGCAGTTATTTACTCTTGTGGCTATGGAACCTCCTAGCGAATGGGATGCGGATATTTTACATAATCACAAGGCAGAAGTTTTGCGGGCGGTACGTTCGATTCCCGTAGATCACGTGACCGATTTTGCCGTGGCTGGACAATATACAGCGGGATCGGTAAACGGTCAGACAGTCCCTGGATATTGCCAGGAGGACGGTATTCACGCGGGTTCGATTACCGAAACCTATGCGGCCTTGAAACTCTATGTGGATAATTGGCGTTGGCATGGAGTTCCTTTCTATTTACGCAGTGGCAAAAGGATGGCGGCGGATTATGCGGAAATTGCGGTGCAGTTAAAAGCCGTTCCCGCCAAACTGTTTGGTGGGGGATTATCCGATTGGTTAGTATTTCGTATGAAACCTGAAGAAGCAATTGATTTGGTCATGTGGGCTAAAAAACCGGGAATGGATTTAGATACCGAACAACTGATTTTGACCGCGCCCTATAAGAAAAACCAGGAAAGTGATTATTCGGCTTATGAGCAATTGTTGCTGGATGTGCTTAAAGGCGACCAGAGCGCGTTTCCCCGATTTGATGAGGTCGAAGAAGCGTGGCGGATTGTGGATCCGGTGTTACAAACATGGGCTAAACAGAAGCCGGAGGAATATCCTGCGGGTTCTGAAGGGCCCGCAGGGCAAAACCGGTTGATGGATGGGTCCTTCACATGGCGTCCACTCAAGGCATTCTCTTGA
- the speE gene encoding polyamine aminopropyltransferase: MSLWFVESASSGHKLEWKILREVYSIQSAFQHIRVVETEQFGMALILDGIMQTTMGDEFIYHEMLAFVPLLSHPAPKRVLIIGGGDGGLSREVLKVPGVEQVVMVEIDPVVVDVAKRYFPHHTESLNDPRLQIMFEDGAAFLRSQARSSEKFDVILVDSTDPEGDGPGQFLYTSAFHADVKNALNPGGIYVQHTGAPFYNPEVLGMVTEDVGKKFPLCQTYWATVPTYPGGIFTFTAGSLGPDLSQPIRTLPCETRWYTPDIHRLAFALPPYLQNLIRTEINSTR, translated from the coding sequence ATGTCTCTATGGTTTGTCGAATCGGCCTCGTCAGGTCACAAGCTGGAATGGAAAATTCTTCGCGAAGTCTATTCCATCCAGTCAGCCTTTCAACATATTCGGGTGGTTGAAACCGAACAATTCGGGATGGCTTTAATTCTTGACGGGATTATGCAAACAACCATGGGAGATGAATTTATCTATCATGAAATGTTAGCATTTGTTCCCTTGTTATCCCATCCCGCTCCCAAACGGGTTCTGATTATCGGCGGTGGCGATGGCGGCTTATCTCGGGAGGTCCTGAAGGTGCCTGGCGTCGAACAGGTTGTTATGGTGGAAATCGATCCGGTCGTGGTGGATGTGGCTAAGCGGTATTTTCCCCATCATACGGAATCATTGAATGATCCGAGACTTCAAATAATGTTTGAGGATGGAGCAGCATTTTTGAGATCCCAAGCCCGGTCATCGGAAAAATTCGATGTGATTCTGGTTGACTCGACCGATCCCGAAGGAGATGGGCCCGGCCAATTTCTTTATACATCTGCCTTCCATGCCGATGTCAAGAATGCGCTAAATCCCGGCGGTATTTATGTGCAACATACCGGCGCGCCATTTTATAATCCGGAAGTGCTAGGTATGGTCACCGAAGATGTGGGCAAGAAATTCCCTCTGTGCCAAACATATTGGGCGACCGTTCCAACCTATCCCGGAGGCATTTTTACGTTCACCGCAGGATCTTTAGGTCCTGATTTATCACAACCGATTCGTACATTACCCTGTGAAACCCGGTGGTATACGCCAGATATTCATCGCCTAGCTTTTGCGTTGCCGCCCTATCTCCAAAACCTGATTCGAACAGAAATCAATTCGACACGCTAA
- the ppk2 gene encoding polyphosphate kinase 2, producing the protein MAKSERNGHTPYSGLADTTDYKEAIRHLQIELVKVQRHVVKTGLKILIVFEGRDTAGKDGTIRRFVKYLNPRETRVVALAKPSEQEISQWYFQRYVKHLPSAGEMVFFNRSWYNRAGVEKVMGFCSDDEYEEFMTTVPYFEQMLRHAGIHLFKYYLDIDRKEQETRLEARRDNPLKQWKMSAMDGVALAHWDDYSLARNQMFLRTSSPESPWIIVKADNKKLARVNLIQHFLMHLEYPGKKSELLQPDPDIVFPFLEDDLHNGRIAP; encoded by the coding sequence ATGGCCAAAAGCGAGAGGAACGGGCACACACCCTATTCCGGTTTAGCCGATACGACAGATTATAAAGAGGCAATCCGACATCTTCAAATTGAACTGGTTAAAGTCCAACGTCATGTTGTCAAGACGGGTTTAAAAATCCTCATCGTGTTTGAGGGTCGGGATACCGCTGGAAAAGATGGCACGATCAGGCGATTTGTCAAATATCTTAATCCCCGCGAAACACGGGTTGTGGCATTAGCCAAGCCCTCCGAACAAGAAATCAGCCAGTGGTATTTTCAGCGTTATGTGAAACATTTGCCATCAGCCGGCGAAATGGTTTTTTTCAATCGGAGTTGGTATAACCGCGCTGGGGTCGAGAAAGTGATGGGGTTTTGTTCTGATGATGAATATGAAGAATTTATGACGACCGTGCCCTATTTTGAACAAATGCTACGCCATGCAGGAATTCACTTGTTTAAGTATTATTTGGATATCGATCGTAAGGAACAAGAAACGAGATTAGAGGCGAGGCGGGATAATCCGTTAAAACAGTGGAAGATGAGTGCAATGGATGGGGTCGCTTTAGCACATTGGGATGATTACTCCTTGGCCCGCAATCAAATGTTTCTTCGCACCTCGAGTCCCGAAAGCCCGTGGATTATCGTCAAGGCCGATAACAAAAAGTTAGCGCGGGTGAACCTCATCCAACATTTTCTGATGCATCTTGAGTATCCCGGTAAAAAGTCTGAGCTCCTCCAGCCGGATCCGGATATTGTCTTTCCCTTTTTGGAAGATGACTTGCATAATGGGCGCATAGCTCCTTAA